Genomic segment of Coffea arabica cultivar ET-39 chromosome 1e, Coffea Arabica ET-39 HiFi, whole genome shotgun sequence:
tatatataatatttaatttaattagttacaaacttataataatattattattatttatatgtattatataatgtatattaatttatgtaatataattaatattatcaattatactaataattatacatgtttactaatagaaattattaattagttagactaaatttactaatacatttatactaatatatttaattagtgaagATTTCTTATATCCCATTTACAAAGAGCCAATAACTATCATTTACGATGGGGTTTATAATGTATTTATTATATTCCATTCCGAAAGAGTTgacgaaccaaacatcaactatagtaatgatacacattccaggtacttgaaccaaacaaatgtattggaatgaatgacctcattccaaacccaagatATCCGATTCTGAATCCGAATCCGATACCGATGTGCGAACCAAACGCCACCTTAGATTCCACATTTGACACACTTAAACTTGTAGAtgacaaatattatttttgacaaatttaGGTTAGGGATAAGAATTTAGATGACAAATATTATACTTACATACCAATTCTTTTTCCTGTCACTAAACTTGTGGCGGTTGTATGTCAAACAAGAATTAAAATGCACAGGAGAGAAGTAAAATAACGTaactataaaaaaattaatccaatttATATCATTCAGGGAGAAAAATTGATCACGTAGTTATTTAGACTAAATTGTGGAATTTTTATGACTAAGGTTGATGTCTCGTGACTTAAAAGATCATGGAATTCGATCTTCCTTCTCCCTCTCCGCTTCTTAAATCCACGCTTCTCCTGcgagaaaaaaagaataaaacaaaataaaaatgttgTGTTTCACTTGACTAGCTGTCGATATTTAATGAAGACTTACCTACCTGGCCACGTAAATTGTGATGACTTATCAAGGAACTGAGTATTCGTTGTTTAAAGAAGAATATACTTATCCAATTGAGATTATTCCTTGATGCCTCATGTGAGAGTTGGCCACTTTCAATTGAGTCAAGTAAAGATATTGAATCATTTTGGACGGTGAAACGCCTGATGTAAAGAAAATAATTCCTTGAACGGCTGGACATAATGCTGGCACATTAAAAGTCTTGCGTTGCTATTAATATGAGAGGAGGTGCAATTAGTGCTAAAACCTTTGTATTTATCTTATGAAGAATGGACAAATGTGCCTAGAATTTGTAGAAAGAATGTGAtactatgattttttttaaaaaaaaactcgatgtagtttgattttttttttcacaccaACTACTTTGGGTATCTTATCTCaaaattttgagtaaattttaaaTAGATTCTACTAAATTATTTCCAAGCTAAGGTAAAAAATGTCAAGCAAACAaactcatttatttttattccatTTCTCATTTTCCCTGCTTCTTATCTCTACACTATTCCTTGGTTTCCGCCAGACTCAGGTTTTGACCGTTGTTTACCCTTTCTTGGGCACCGGCCGAAGGTGCCAAAAAAAGTGCATTATATCTTCATCTCATAATCGATGCCTGAGTGTGAATAGGAAAATGAAACTTGGATCCTGTTACCAATTCGAGAACGAGCACTAATCGTATATATAATTATCATTCATCTAAAACTCTTTAACGATACCACagtatataaaagattaatcctaaaCGTAATATAAAAATCATCTCTTGAAAATGTCACTCACTCGAAGTTATGATTTGTGTCTAAATGACCATTACACAATAAAagttcaaaaacaaaataaagctaaaattggcCGATACCTTTTTATCTTATGCCTATATTTTGGCTTTTCTGTGATAAATAAAGTATCAATCCCATGTGAGAATAGAGCTAACTTATCCCCAAATTAAAACCCTCAAAAACAGAATGCCAAATTGTTCAAACAAAATTGTGACATAGCAAATGCTTGAATTCTGTTAAGGAGATTATACTTTCATTTTtggatcatcatcatcatcatcttttgGTCAGTTTGGTTATGGTCATATATGTTTAGGCAAGTTGGGTAACTCAAAAAAGTCCTTGAGCCTACTTCAAATGTTTCTCCTCCATTCCAGCCAACTATAGCCCATTTGTAGTTCTGTCGAGTACGGTCCAATTGGGTATTGAAACATAAATCTTCTGAGTTGAAACATAAATTTTTAGGCCGTGTTGAATGAGAGTTTTCATGTTGTGAAAAGCCTATGTAGGCTTAGTTGAATGAGAGTTTCACACTTGGCGGAAGGTGTTCTTCCAATCCACATTCATTCTTCTCCTCTATTTATTAGGCCTAGTATAACCCATGGGTATTTTCCAGTATACCAGAACGATACACATAGTTGAATCAGAGTTTTCTTATTGCCAACTTATatccaagaattcaagaagcaaTATCCACAGGAAAGCAAATTGAAGAATAATCTCATATGGTTTGGCAACCCATTGAAGGGAGGATTTATCAAATTTCAAGGCACATCAAAGGAAACAGAATACATGCTTGGGGCTCTCATTTAACTTGTGAAATACAAAACTTGAGCAAATTTAGAGGGATGGTTCTCAATTGAATGAGACCATTTTAACACACGTCAACGCGAAAATACAACAGAACTTGTCTAGTATTTGTTAGTCTAATCTCCTTTATATTTCATTAAATGTCACACCATCGGCTCTTGCCCTCTCCTGATCGAACCAAATGACAGTCCGGAGGCACTTGCCCTCAATGAGCAACTTGAAAGCCTTGTTGATGTCTTCAAGTTTGATCTCATGCGTGACAAACAAGTCCAACTGAAGCTCCTGCATTTGTGTTCAAAGATTTAAGCGATCAGAAAGAGATGTAGTAATTTTGCAACAGGTGAAGAACAATTGTGTGGTAAAATTGCCATTGAAAGCCTGGTGAAGGAACAGTTACCTTATCCAAGTAACGTTTTGCAAGAATGGCAATATCAAGATTAGGCTTGAGACCACCATATTGGACGCCTGTGATGGTCTTCCCGCTATGATTATTCACTAGGGAGTTGAGGATAAACTGCGAGTCTGGCTTGTCCACTCCTAATATGATGGTCTTTCCCCATCCCTGAAAGTTAAAATATTGCACATAAAAATCTCATTTAGTAGCTGCAACCAGCAAAACAAATGCTCTAGGACACAGATCAAAATGATGTGCCATTTAAGAGACGGAACCTTTCTGCAGCAAGTAAATGCTTCTTGTGATAGGGATGGCAAGCCCACGCATTCAAAGCAGTAATCAGCACCAAGGCCATCAGTCATCTCAAGAATCACCTAATTTGTACAGAAAAAAAAGCAGCAGTTGAAAATTATGACTTATGTTTTTTCAGAACACTGTGTTTTCCATAGTAGTGGCTCTGTTGTTGCAGTATAAAATATTAGATGTATACCTCGCTCGCAAGTTTGCCGCCAAGTTCCCTTGGGTTGATAAAATTGGTGATGCCAAACTTTTTACctgaagaaaagcaaaaatccGGCTAGTTGAGAAAGAGATCGTATGGGGGATTGCAACCTCAACTTGAGGCCTATGCTTTATGGAActctgaaaatttttcaaatatgcATTGTTTACCTATTTCAACTTTGTCGGGGTTCAGATCCACACCGATAATTGTCTTAGCTCCACGAAGTCTTGCTCCTTCAGCAACCTATAAAATTTTCCACTTCTGAATCAATACTTTGATGGTCTATAACAAATCTAATGCAGTATGAATCAAGAAACATTGATGCTAATAAGAATGCTGCAAGACTTTACCGCTAATCCAATTACTCCCAATCCAAAAATAGCTACAGTTGTACCCTCTTCAATATCGGCTGTTTTCCATGCAGCACCTACACCTGAAAGAAGAGTTCAGGTTTTCAAGATGGTAAGTCACGGCGCTACAAAAAGAATGTGCCAGTGAGCTATATTGTGCTCATCTGCAACAGAAAATGTGAAATCGGTCCTACGAAcaatacaagttcaaaatgAATCGAATTGTGCCAGGAAGAATCGAAGCGAATGGCATTACCAGTTGATACTCCACAGCCAAGCAGGCATGCTCTACTGGCTGGAAGTGCAGGATCGACTTTTGTAACGTGAGTGATGTCCACCACAGTGTACTCACTGAAACCTGATGTGTAGCCAAAGTGGTAAATTGTCTCTCCTTTGGTATCAGAAAACCTGCTAGTCCCATCTCTAATATAAGGAGACAATTCGAATCTCAATTTGGAGCATTGGTTGCTTTTGATGGATGTGCAATCAGGACATTCTCCGCAGTAAGCCAAGAATGATGGAATGACAGTGTCTCCCACCTTTACATCCTCGATTCCCTCTCCAACACTCTCCACAACCCTACATTAAACAGAATCAAACATGATCAGAAATTGACTAAAATGCTTTGAGCAAAGCCACGACCTGGTTAGTACTTAGCAAGAATGAAAAAACTCACCCAACAGTTTCATGACCAAAAATTCTTGGATAATACCCATGAGGTTCCTTCAAACAGAACAAGAAAGTTTGTCAGAATATGAGCTGAGTACAGATTCATGTGCAGAGTGATGCTGATCTGTGTGGTGATTAGAGGAGATGAGATTCATACTTTGAGCCTCCAGAAATGGATGTCACTGAAACAGAGGGCGGAGCATAAGACTCGAACGCGAAGCTCACGGGCTTTTGGAGGGGCAACTATGATTTCCTCTATCACTAATGGCTCCCCTGCTTTCCTGGCAACGGCAGCTGCATCCAACAAGCGAAGTAATTACACATCTTCTGGCAGATTTCAAGAACAAGTACATATGTGCTGGGATGTCCATGATAGAAAGCACAGAATCCGTGTAACAGAGGATTGTGGATAATTTCCACATACTCCACATTATTATATTGCCGGAATTGGAGATAGATTGAGCAGAGAAATTCAACATAAAAACCAGTAATTACTTACTGGGCAAGAGGGCTATTAAAGAAACTCAAAAAACAGGGCAAGATTATTATACTTTCACTACCATGACTGTCAAAGAGGGAGACATACACAATTTAGACGCATTCCTAGTACGAGGTTGCCATGGAATGGAAGAACAATAGTATTTTATTCAAGCATGTAAATAATAACATGGAAGATAACTCAACAACAACGACTAAGTAATGGAGAGTCTTAGTATTATTTACCTCTGCAATGGATGGGCTTCCCAACAGTGTTGCTTACTTCTTGGTTCTGTGCCATTGCAATGAACACAGATTCTCTCAACGAAAACTGAAATACAAAAAACTAGGAAGACTAGAACTGTAATACAAATGCAAGAGAACTTGACGAAGTACGATGGAAGGAAAGCCAGTGAAGCTTGAGGTATTTATAGGGGTCAGGGGGACGGGGTCGGTgaataaggaaatgaagctAGGCAAGCAATCAGAAGATATTTTATCCTGCGTCTCAAACAAGTTGACAAACGTAATATTGACCGGATACCATTAATTGGGACAAGCCTGGACTCGTCAAGCTTATACTTTCATGAACGCGGCTCGGGTGCCTATTAGCCACTTGGGAGAGGGATTCTTTCTAGGTGTAAACTTTTGAAAAAGTATAATTAATTCAAAAAAGTATCTAAATATATTGAGTGAATGAAATGTGACTATGTATATCAGAGGAGTATATtagatactccctccgtcccactttgatagtcctatattcctttttcatctgtcccaaattgtagtccactttccaattgaagaatgtagttgtattttaatttttctaaaatatccttattcaatgtaagtagttatTACTATAaatctaccccatttaatgagagttgattctttttttaccatcaattcaagttcccataaagttgtaccatatttaatgtgagggtattttaaaaaaatagcaatctaaatttacttttccaacaaaattaactactttttttttaaactgtgtgaaaaaagaaacagaactatcaaaatgggacggagggagtataattTAGATATGTTAACGAGTGTCCATTATGCGCTACTTTTTTTTATCACACCCTTAATGTGACTATGCATATTAGCCCAGTGTATTAGATATTTTTACCACACCCTTTACACCCTCGAGTATCAGATCATCTTTCCCATCGCCTAACTACACCCCGAATTAGTGGTTGAGTGTCCGTCAGGCGCTCGTTAGAAAATATTCTATCAAAAAATCCAATGTCGAATTAGTTTCTCACAATGTTATTTAGAGCATTTTTTATGGTCAAAAACTAATTATCAGTCTTGACAAATAATTTGATTTATACCAAAATAAGACTGATTACATTAATAGATACCAATCTAAGTACGAAAACACACAGGTTATTCCACAATATTCCCTCCGTCTCACTTTGATGGTCgtgattt
This window contains:
- the LOC113703873 gene encoding alcohol dehydrogenase-like 7 is translated as MAQNQEVSNTVGKPIHCRAAVARKAGEPLVIEEIIVAPPKARELRVRVLCSALCFSDIHFWRLKEPHGYYPRIFGHETVGVVESVGEGIEDVKVGDTVIPSFLAYCGECPDCTSIKSNQCSKLRFELSPYIRDGTSRFSDTKGETIYHFGYTSGFSEYTVVDITHVTKVDPALPASRACLLGCGVSTGVGAAWKTADIEEGTTVAIFGLGVIGLAVAEGARLRGAKTIIGVDLNPDKVEIGKKFGITNFINPRELGGKLASEVILEMTDGLGADYCFECVGLPSLSQEAFTCCRKGWGKTIILGVDKPDSQFILNSLVNNHSGKTITGVQYGGLKPNLDIAILAKRYLDKELQLDLFVTHEIKLEDINKAFKLLIEGKCLRTVIWFDQERARADGVTFNEI